A region of Ochotona princeps isolate mOchPri1 chromosome 2, mOchPri1.hap1, whole genome shotgun sequence DNA encodes the following proteins:
- the LOC105942511 gene encoding NHP2-like protein 1 translates to MTEADVTPKAYPLADAHLTKKLLDLVQQSYNYKQLRKGSNEATKTLNRGISEFIVMAVDAEPLEIILHLPLLCEDKNVPYVFVRSKQALGRACGVSRPVIACSVTIKEGSQLKQQIQCIQ, encoded by the coding sequence ATGACTGAGGCTGATGTAACTCCAAAAGCCTACCCCCTTGCGGACGCCCACCtcaccaagaagctcctggacctggTCCAGCAGTCGTATAACTACAAGCAGCTTCGGAAAGGATCCAACGAGGCCACCAAGACCCTCAACAGGGGCATCTCAGAGTTCATTGTGATGGCAGTGGACGCCGAGCCCCTGGAGATCATCCTGCACCTCCCGCTGCTGTGTGAAGACAAGAACGTGCCCTACGTGTTCGTGCGCTCCAAGCAGGCCCTGGGCCGGGCCTGCGGGGTCTCCAGACCCGTCATCGCCTGCTCCGTCACCATCAAAGAGGGCTCCCAGCTGAAGCAGCAGATCCAGTGCATCCAGTAG